One genomic region from Anatilimnocola floriformis encodes:
- the fabF gene encoding beta-ketoacyl-ACP synthase II yields the protein MKRRVVITGLGVVSSLACQVKDFWAKLLAGESGVHDLRVFDVGAFKVKFGGDVHDWNPEATPEAFLDKKEIKRLDRFSQFAQVACYEAVKDSGLDFSKEDAWRCGAILGSGIGGLNEIEEQLAKMIAKGPDRVSPFTVPKMMLNAAGGNISIRYGLRGVNYSVATACASSNNAIGAAFKTIQYNDADVVITGGTEAAITPMSLASFQNMKALSNRNEDPKRASRPFDIDRDGFVLSEGAGLLIIEELEHAKARGARIYCELLGVGASADAGHITAPDENGTGAARAMTEALRDAGMNPTDIQYVNAHGTSTPLGDKAETQAIKRVFGDHAKSLSVSSTKSQLGHTLGASGGLELVATVKSICDSVIAPTINLDNQDPACDLDYTANQPRERQIQAAISNSFGFGGHNACVVVGKVR from the coding sequence ATGAAGCGACGTGTAGTGATTACGGGGTTGGGAGTCGTTTCGTCGCTGGCCTGTCAGGTCAAGGACTTCTGGGCCAAGTTGCTCGCCGGCGAAAGTGGCGTGCACGATTTGCGCGTGTTCGACGTCGGGGCCTTTAAGGTCAAGTTCGGCGGCGACGTGCATGATTGGAATCCAGAAGCCACGCCCGAAGCCTTTCTCGATAAGAAAGAAATCAAGCGGCTCGACCGCTTCTCGCAGTTTGCGCAAGTGGCCTGCTATGAAGCCGTCAAGGATTCGGGCCTCGATTTCTCGAAGGAAGACGCCTGGCGGTGCGGCGCCATTCTCGGCAGCGGCATTGGCGGCCTGAACGAGATCGAAGAGCAGCTGGCCAAGATGATCGCCAAGGGGCCGGATCGGGTCAGCCCGTTCACGGTGCCGAAGATGATGCTGAATGCGGCCGGCGGCAACATTTCGATTCGCTACGGCCTGCGCGGCGTGAATTATTCGGTCGCCACGGCCTGTGCTAGCTCGAACAATGCCATCGGCGCGGCCTTCAAGACGATTCAATACAACGATGCCGACGTGGTGATCACGGGCGGCACCGAAGCAGCCATCACACCGATGAGCCTGGCTTCGTTCCAGAACATGAAAGCCCTTTCGAATCGCAACGAAGATCCCAAGCGGGCCAGCCGGCCGTTTGATATCGACCGCGATGGCTTCGTGCTGAGCGAAGGGGCCGGCCTGCTGATTATCGAAGAGCTCGAGCACGCCAAGGCACGCGGCGCACGGATTTATTGCGAATTGCTCGGTGTGGGTGCGAGCGCGGATGCGGGGCACATTACGGCTCCCGATGAAAACGGCACCGGCGCTGCCCGCGCGATGACCGAAGCACTTCGCGACGCTGGCATGAACCCCACCGATATCCAATATGTGAATGCCCACGGCACGAGCACGCCCCTGGGTGACAAAGCCGAGACGCAGGCCATCAAGCGGGTCTTTGGCGACCATGCCAAGAGCCTGAGCGTTTCCAGCACCAAGAGCCAGCTCGGCCACACGCTGGGTGCCAGCGGCGGTCTTGAACTGGTCGCCACGGTGAAGTCGATTTGCGACAGCGTGATCGCCCCGACGATCAATCTCGACAATCAAGATCCAGCTTGCGATCTCGATTACACCGCCAATCAGCCGCGCGAACGGCAGATCCAAGCTGCTATCAGCAACAGTTTCGGCTTCGGCGGCCACAATGCTTGCGTGGTCGTGGGCAAAGTCCGCTAA